The following nucleotide sequence is from bacterium.
CAGGGATGCTGTTTTCCAGCCGGCAAAAGCCGGACATCTCCATACGAAACGGGATGCGCATCAATTTGGTTTTAGGGATGCCTTGATCAATGGCTTTTTGCACCTCCCCGGAATGATGCTCGAATTCCCACGCTGACTTGAGCACCGGGTCGAGATCGATCCTGATCAACGCTTTTTCCGTCAAGCGATAAGTCGGATAACCCTCCCAATCCGACCAGATGCCGTGTCCGGTATAGGTTTCGAAAGGCCCGTCATGGATCTCCTGAGTGAGCACCACAGCGGATTCGATGATCACATCGGCCTCCTGCATCATGGCTGCGATTTTACTGCAGCGTTCCGCGATGGAGATCGAATCAGCGATGGCGATGCCGACCATGCCGCCGCCGACCAGCTGTGGGACAGTGACCAACAGCGGCTTGCCCTTGGCCCAGGCGGCACCCAACATGGTGCGGGGATCAGCACCGGCTCCGGCCACCGCCTCAAACGGCAAACCCTTGCTGCGGGCAGCCATCATGATCTCTTTGGCCAGGTTCTCGGTGCGCAAACCCAGAGGATAGCCCATATTTCCAGCAGCTTTGATGATCACGGTGCCGTCCAGCTGAAGGCCTTTTTGCATCAGATCGATATCGATCACCATCTCTTCCTTGAGCCTGCTCAAAAGAGCGTCGGACAGAAGAGAAATCTCGAAACAATCGCCTCGGGGCAGCACCTCGATGGGAAAACCGAGCACTTTGCCGTCCACGCGTTTGACCTGATCCAATACACCCGCCATCTCGTGAGCCACCACCGCTGAGCTGGTGGTGACGCCGTCGATGATGTCCTTGTGGATCAATTCGGCGATCAGCGTGGTGACCCCTTCATGAAGATTCGGACCGCTTCCGGTCACCACAACGACTTTTCCTCCCTTCTCCTTGGCGGTCACCACAGCGGAAACCGCCTGGTCCACTGCTTGGCGCGTCGCCGCATCCAAGTTTTGGTAAAGGGCGTTGATGAAATCGGCGTCTATTCGCATAGCACTCTGCCTTTTTCTCATTGAGTCATTATTAATCTTTCAACCTTGGCAAGATCCTCCGCTGTATCCACGCTCACGCCTGAGGCGGAGGCACAATGGGTTTCCGTCACATAAATCTTGTAGCCTTTCTCCAACACCCGCAATTGCTCCAACAGCTCTATCTTTTCCAGATACCCCTGCGGCAGCTGCGAGATCATCAGCAGAAAATCCTTGCGATAGACATACAGTCCCACATGCTCAAAAACCCGCAGGTTCTCGGTCTTGCGCGGATACGGGATCAACGAACGGGAAAAATAGAGCGCATAACCTTTCTCATCCACCACCACTTTGACCACGCTGGGATCGTGATAGTCCTCCGGCTGGATTGGAGTCATCAGAGTGGCCATGCGGATTTCCGCATGATCGAGCATAGGCTGCACCGCTTCGTCGATCATGCGGGGATCCAGCATGGGCTGATCGCCCTGAATATTGACGACAATATCCGCCTGCAGTTTGCCAACCGCTTCGGCGATGCGATCCGTCCCTGATTGATGATGTTGACCGGTTATCACCGCCTTGCCGCCAAAGCCCTCCACACAGGCGATAATGCGCTGATCATCGGCTGCGACAAACAGGTCCTGCAGCAGTTTCGATTCCTTGGCATGCTCATACACCCATTGAATCATCGGCTTGCCGGCGATCGGCGCCAATATCTTGCCGGGCAGCCGGGTGGACCCATACCGGGCGGGTATGACTCCGACCACTTTACAACGATCACTCATCTCTTTTTCCTTCATTTTGTTCAGAACCGCCAAGCCAGCGGATGGCCTGGACAAACGATTTGCCATAGTTTTTCCAGCGTTGAAAGCCGGCTCCCCAATGCGGGGAGATATCTGAAGCGAAGGCCATGCTCCGGCCTTTGCCGAAGTGCTGCACGACGATAAAGGGATCGTCATATTCCTTCACCTTGGCCAGCACGATCGCTCCGGGTTTGGCCAGAATTCGGTTATAACCGGTGAATGCCGGACAGCTCTCCCAATCCAGGCCGGCGATCACCGGATGATCCGACACCAGCGTCTGAATGTGCACCCCTTGGGGAGCCTCGCGGCGATCGTCATTGACGTCCAGACATTCTACCGGCAGAGCCTCTTCAACCGGCGTATCCCGCCAATTGCCCACGCCTCTGCGGCCGGTAAAGGACTCCCATCCGCCGATCATGATCAAACCGCCGCCGTTGCGAACGAACTCGCGGATGGATTCCAGACGGTTCGGCCCCATCGGCGAGTCCATGAAGCGCTCCCATGGATAAAGCACTAAAACCTCCTGCTCGCAATCGGAGAGAACCACCACATCACAGCGGGCGGCAATGGCCTCCGGCGTCTCCGGGAACTTGGCCAGCGCGTCCCAATTCGCCATATGCTCCACTGTCATATCCGGCTCGGCATTGAGTGCGTCGAGCACCGGCTGGCACCAGATCTGGACGCTATAACCTTTTTGTTCATAATAAAACGGCGAAGCGATGACATTAGGCCCCAGCATAACCCCGGCATCGCCGACATACAGCACACGAATTTTTTTCGCCCATCCCTCTTGCGGCATCGCCAAAAAGAGGAGCACGATCATCGCATACCATGTTTTTTTCATAACATCCTCCAGAGTAAATACATCAAACGATGCACGAGGCGGAAAAAATGACCAGTCATTCAGTCATCGGCTGGTTCTCTTTTTCGTCAACAGCCCTAGTTTCGTGAACGCTTCGAGAGCGGTTGACCAGTCGCCGTCGTGACCCAGAAGATAATAAGAAAAATAAGTAGTCGTAAGCGGTTTGATCGCCAGCCAGGGCTGCAGTTCGGTATAATAATACGGCGTGGGGGTGTTGTCCGGATGATTGTTCCACATATGCAGATAGATCGCATCATTGACCGGGTAGCCGATGAGCAAACTCACATCCATCTGGGTATCGTACCCGACCGCCCACCCTTGCTCGAGAAAGCAGGCAG
It contains:
- a CDS encoding cytoplasmic protein gives rise to the protein MKKTWYAMIVLLFLAMPQEGWAKKIRVLYVGDAGVMLGPNVIASPFYYEQKGYSVQIWCQPVLDALNAEPDMTVEHMANWDALAKFPETPEAIAARCDVVVLSDCEQEVLVLYPWERFMDSPMGPNRLESIREFVRNGGGLIMIGGWESFTGRRGVGNWRDTPVEEALPVECLDVNDDRREAPQGVHIQTLVSDHPVIAGLDWESCPAFTGYNRILAKPGAIVLAKVKEYDDPFIVVQHFGKGRSMAFASDISPHWGAGFQRWKNYGKSFVQAIRWLGGSEQNEGKRDE
- the kdsB gene encoding 3-deoxy-manno-octulosonate cytidylyltransferase encodes the protein MSDRCKVVGVIPARYGSTRLPGKILAPIAGKPMIQWVYEHAKESKLLQDLFVAADDQRIIACVEGFGGKAVITGQHHQSGTDRIAEAVGKLQADIVVNIQGDQPMLDPRMIDEAVQPMLDHAEIRMATLMTPIQPEDYHDPSVVKVVVDEKGYALYFSRSLIPYPRKTENLRVFEHVGLYVYRKDFLLMISQLPQGYLEKIELLEQLRVLEKGYKIYVTETHCASASGVSVDTAEDLAKVERLIMTQ